In the Necator americanus strain Aroian chromosome X, whole genome shotgun sequence genome, TTAGTTGTATATAAGCAGTCGATTTCCTCGTTGGAGGCCTTTGGTTGCAATAAGGGCGAAGTAGTACAAAATACAAGTGTTCTAGTCTGTACTCCTTCACAAGTTGATTTACTAGTATTGAGTCCATATTTTGAAGCATGCATTCAATGAACTTTTACACAGCCGTTTCACGGAATGTTTTATTCAAAATGCGAACGAAACGAGctgtgaaaattaaatttgctttccacattttatatttcatcTGTTTCCTTCCGCACAACCATGTAAACTCCTCAACACCCCAATTTTCGCCTTTTGGTCTTTAACAAACGGAGAATAGCGTTTATTTTGGCTTTCGTTGACCTGAGTCAGAGCgtcatttttgatcttttgcaTCCGAGTCGTAGAACTCATAGTGGCAGCACTTTCACTGTGGTTCTTCCTCCTCGTTTTTGATagcttttcgtcttttttcgtATAATAGTGCATGAATAGGACTACATACATGCAGTTAGtgtctcttaaaggcatcaccccacgaatatgaggtggtgcagatttcaggtggagtattcgtatacgggatgggagactacggagagggaggtgattccgtccatttcttgctaattgccgtaaaaaacggcccggaagatgctgcgccgcacaagactggcgcgctccaatagaacctcttgtacaaaatggtgcgccaaaacgaatgaagccgtatctttcgggccgtttttttcggcaattaggaagaaatggacggaatcactcccctctccgtagtcttccatcctgtatacgaatactccacctgaaatctgcaccacctcagattcgtggtgtgatgtctttaaacctAAATGCATACTACCTATCCATTGGTCGTATTGTCGTCTGTGTGTGAACATTTATACTTCCCTATTAACAAATAAAGTCTTCAACTCTTGTTTGATAGAGCTGCACGGATCAGTACGGCTTCTCAAGAACGAGATCTACCAGATGACGAACTCGTAGGTGTCCATGCCGttctattagggtgttcggaaagtatctgatgaaatactgcaaaatttcaaaacaacacaacttttaattttcacaatttcacaacaacaacgaaataatctccatcaacatcggcaaccttctgccaacgtctcataagatcacggattcctttggcgtagaatTCCGTAGACATGGAGgtgaagaaagcccgaaggtcattttcgaggtggtcacgatcatcgtagcgcttctctttaggtgatgctgaagcgatcagAAGAGGAGGTGGTCGCTCGAAGCCAGGaccgggctgtacggtggatgcggtagaacttcccgtccgagctccagaattttctgggaagtcttcttcacGATATGAGgggttgtcgagcttcgggtgctcttTGCGAATCGCGAATCTTGTTGGCCAGTCTTTGCACTTGAGCGTAGTAGACCTCGGAAGTAactgttgtccggcagcagttcgaaacggcagattccatgaactccccaccagacgctcagcatgaccttcttctcatggatttcacatttcacaaaaggatccggcattcCATCGCCGGCGCAtcacgcacgtttgtgggtgtggttgacgtagaggacccatttttcatttccagtgAAAATGATGTCCTGCCAATCGAATCTGCGACTTCTGGAGatcagctgagtgcagatgtccaggcaTCTTTGGCTGctgccgtcgctcaatgcatgttggagccactgaccgagcttttcaCTAACCccagagatcgcagtccattgctcacggtggacagcgaatagccaagactggcagcaaaataccgcacaccttcatatggatgctgctccgcaagattcttcagttcgtcgaacgatatcggtcgaccagagcgaggctcatcttcaaGTTTCTTGTACGTGTCGATTATGGGTGGAATATTCGGCCGTTATAAGAtaaaataggcaaggaagaggaagccagatatgttatgtgtacaCAAGCGGCAGTGTCCTTatgtaatatatttaaaatgggaacttccagaacatctcaaaaaatctgcgctactgcgaaattttcggcagataatttccgaacaccctaatagttCGCAGTGAAAGCGAAACGCAAAAGCCAGAACTCGGctaggaatagaaaaaaaacaagactcATAGATATTATTCACAGCAATTGTTTTGCGTAAAGAAGGACAACACACTTGTTGTTTAtcaatttttgcttcaaacATTTGACGTTTTTAACACGAACACGAATAGACGTCCAAGCTAATAGTTCATCTGACGCGATTCTATCAACAAAATCGTGTGCGAACTAAATTAACTCCGCCTGGTAAATATCAGAATTCATTCAGATACAAAGTCTGTCTCAGCAAAACTGATACAGGAAGTAATCTTCTATTAGTAATGAGTTCAAATACACTTAATATTCTTTAAAGAGGGATCTTTAATCAACACTTTTCCAAGAGCTGTTTGTGCTGCTCGTAGCAGCAATAGGAGTCTTAACTTGAGAGGATTCGCGAGCAGCACtcgttttttattcatttaaagtGGAAGGGTTGTtgtcaaaagaaaatgtgataTCAGCTAAGCATCCACCATACAATGAGAACTTGTTCTAGTTCCCTGGGTTCGTAAAGCTCGATATGCTAGGACACCGTTTTGGGCCAATTCGAGAGatcaaaagcatcaccccacgaatctgaggaggtacggatttcaggtggagtattcgtatgcggggtcgtagattaaggagaggggctgattccgtccatttcttcctaattgccgtaaaacacggcccggaagatacgacttcgagcgttctggcgcgctattttctacaacgagtttgattggagcacgccaagCCGTGTttacacgccgcatcttccgggcctttttttacgccaattagcaagaaatggacggaatcacccacctcaccataatccacgatcccgtatacgaatgctccacctgaaatctgcaccacctcagattcgtggtgtgatgtctttaaaactGTTGGCATTTCATCACCCATCAccggtgtggtgtagcggttagaggttccgcttcctgcacgatcgatcggaggttcgaatccgccctagtgctcacctagcctttcatccctccggggtcgataaattggtaccagacttgtctggaaggataaaagcactgaattgacacatcggctaaccaccgcaagtcattgtataggccagatacacgttcataaacctcaaacgattctgaattgaagtgaacgtgggggcgcatcccaagcgggttgattaacgcctgaaactttatccttttatcattTATGCGCagttattcttcttctttacgacTGTTGGGTATACCTGGGCTTATCCATACAATGAAGTCGTGATGGGTtctttttttgggagaactttgTTATCGATGTGGCCAGTTCTGTACTTTGGATACTGTCCTCACAATACATACTTAGTCGCTGGTGGTTTTATGGTTTCTTGTTTTATATCCAGTGTACCGCACTCAACCGGTTTTCAACAAttatgtgttttttctcttaggcTGCATGCAGTGTTTGGCTGCGCAAGTAGTGCTTTCTCGCATCTGTAAAAGTTGGCGAGTATTGTCCCTTTTTTTGGTGGTGGCATTCGCTGTCgttttccagcttttttctGAAGGCAACAAAAACCCGTCACCCGCCAAAAACTGATGACAATCTTACGTAACATTGTTGAACTACAAACAGCcgcataaataaaaattcagtcGTGCAGTTTATTTTGGAACTAAGCAACTATTTCTAGCTTGAAGCTAACACGACAGGTATTGGAAAATATGTTTGTCCCCATgtcaacgtaaaaaaaaagttctaattGTTCTTGGTGATAATATGAACGTGCTTTTGAAGCCACTGCATGAGAGACACACATAACACAAACGTTTTTTGTTGGGAAAGTGCTGctttttctacctttttcaGCAATGTGACTACATGACAATTGAAGATTAAAAAGTTGTATTTGTAAATTGAATTCAAAATCAGCTCAAGGAGTGTGTTCCAATGTAGGACCGCTTCTTAACTGTCAACCAGAGAAGCAGTCTAAATTAATTTGATAGAAATTTATGGACTTTCTCAAAAGGACATTTTCGTCCTTCATCGGTTGCGAAACAGCCACTGACGAGGAAAAGGCGAACAACACAGAAACGTGCATTGAATTTGTTAATGACGAGAGCTTGCAGTAGGTCATTCTTCCACAAATCAGTTGTGATGAAACAGTTTAGTattcttcttctcaaaaatttgtCCTGTATCTGAAGATCGAAATAGTGGACATCTTCAATTTGTTCGTGTAGTTCGAGTATCTGTCATCAATAGaatgtttccttttctctttttgacgTTTTTTCAGCCATGTCACGGTATTGATTAAGACTGCCGGTGGATTCTTTGGATGTTCGagtgtatttgaaaaaaaaattatttaaattttatatcacattctaaaaaaatagtggaCGACTTTCTACGATTTGATCATATTCTTCGTCTGTGTTGTCAATAGCTGTATTTTCCCTAAAAGTTAAAGATCGAACAAATTAGCAATTGATGGTGGTTTGGGGAATCGCTTTGCGATTTTCGCggctttctttccatttcacgagaaaaaaatattaaaaatttatttcaaaatgtaTGGTTTCGGGTGCATGCTAAAAGTACGGCGAGACCGAgcgtattgttttttttctttgccaatttctaaaaaataaatgagtggTTTGGGGATCAACAAGACAAAGAAAGCAAACAGTATGTTAGTAACTTATAACAGCAGATTATCAAATTAACCTAATTTAAGACATCTGTTTAACAAAGTAACCCACCAACCATTTAACACTCAGAAAAGAACAGATTCAGATCAAATAAATTTCCTCAATTCCCTTCTCTTGCAACATCACTTATCTTTTCTGAAATAGCTAGCTCACTCCGGTGATGATCGGACATTCTCTAATGTTTAGTTTCTGCGTCTAAAGATTTCTGTAAATACGTCTACTTCTCCGTTCAACAGTGGTATTTGACCGGATACtctgtttctggatttttatcttgtttctttttcggaaGGGAACTGTCCTATTggcaaaaaagcaattctttgCCATTACGAGTTTTCCAAATCCAAAATAAAGAGACAAGAAGTGATAAATGCCATTGCGTATCCAATAGctactaaaaaaattcttgagatACTTGAAATTGCGCCAAAATCTGGTCTGAATGGGTCTTTTTGAAAGCGGTGCCTGGCAAAAGAGTTTCACATCTTCTTTGTTAATACGCAATGAGACCAAAAAGAACTTTATTTACAGTTCAAGAAAACTAGATAGGCCAGCACTACACCCAGTTTTCAATTTACTAGCTATGCATGctcaaaaagaagtagaagaaaacgtATGTAGTTCCCAACTTGTGAGTGGATGCAAGATGTAGAACAGGATGAAACCTGGAAACATATTAAAAAGCTGAACCCTCAGTGATGCTGTCGTGTGAGACTCTCTGTTCAGACTGCTATCTGCATGCGTCATTTGCTGCATTGCACAAAATACCTCTCAGATGACGTCTCCTcaacagcatcgaaaattgCACCATATCCTGCagtgatgctgatgaaaagaaggtaGGAGACTGCGCCGTAGCTGTGAGAAGCAACAATAAAATATCTGAATCTCATTAGCGCTTCCATATTTaaaaggaatcatcgacgccatcagcttacgtgaCAGGGTCAACCATTTTAAGCCCTGAAGAGCCGCCCCAGCTGCAGATGACAACTCTCTAATTTCGGATCGACTGCATTTTGACAAGAGAAATCCCATTGTCGGATATCTGAAAAAATAGAGTTCTGTTAGACATAGCttttgattccaaccgccgcCCAGTTCCTATCAGTTTGAAGATGCGGTTCCACAAAAGAAGTCGTGGAGATCAACCTCAATCGACGTTCGGCTTGGCAGACCtcaaagaatagaagaaagaaattccgccaacgggTGCCTATGAATATTGGGGAACGTCTCAGGAAGAAGCTTTCTGTCATCGATTATTTCACCAATTGCATTCAGGATACTGATTCAATGAAAACGCTCCCAGTTTTGATGCCGAGAAAGATGTTTACTATTGCAGCTGCGGAGACAAAATCTACGTACAATTCTATATGAAACTTAATCGCGGTAACGAGTAGACATCAAAAGCGAATGAGTTTGAAAGGGAGTGAGAGGACAGGggccagaaaaaaagcttatgCTTGAATGAGATAGTACAACAGCGAAATGAAATAGTGTGCAACTGTTC is a window encoding:
- a CDS encoding hypothetical protein (NECATOR_CHRX.G24912.T1), whose protein sequence is MPDPFVKCEIHEKKVMLSVWSTTLKCKDWPTRFAIRKEHPKLDNPSYREEDFPENSGARTGSSTASTVQPGPGFERPPPLLIASASPKEKRYDDRDHLENDLRAFFTSMSTEFYAKGIRDLMRRWQKVADVDGDYFVVVVKL
- a CDS encoding hypothetical protein (NECATOR_CHRX.G24913.T1), translated to MGFLLSKCSRSEIRELSSAAGAALQGLKWLTLSHILLLLLTATAQSPTFFSSASLQDMVQFSMLLRRRHLRDEPRSGRPISFDELKNLAEQHPYEGVRYFAASLGYSLSTVSNGLRSLGSRRFDWQDIIFTGNEKWVLYVNHTHKQGHAERLVGSSWNLPFRTAAGQQLLPRSTTLKCKDWPTRFAIRKEHPKLDNPSYREEDFPENSGARTGSSTASTVQPGPGFERPPPLLIASASPKEKRYDDRDHLENDLRAFFTSMSTEFYAKGIRDLMRRWQKVADVDGDYFVVVVKL